The Engraulis encrasicolus isolate BLACKSEA-1 chromosome 4, IST_EnEncr_1.0, whole genome shotgun sequence genome includes a window with the following:
- the ube2na gene encoding ubiquitin-conjugating enzyme E2Na has product MAGLPRRIIKETQRLLAEPVPGIKAEPDEGNARYFHVVIAGPQDSPFEGGTFKLELFLPEEYPMAAPKVRFMTKIYHPNVDKLGRICLDILKDKWSPALQIRTVLLSIQALLSAPNPDDPLANDVAEQWKSNEAQAIETARTWTRLYAGNNIEV; this is encoded by the exons ATGGCAGGACTGCCCCGTAGGATCATCAAG GAGACGCAGCGTCTGCTGGCAGAGCCAGTGCCGGGCATCAAGGCGGAGCCGGACGAGGGCAACGCACGCTACTTCCATGTGGTGATCGCGGGGCCCCAGGACTCGCCCTTCGAGGGTGGCACCTTTAAGCTGGAGCTCTTCCTGCCCGAGGAGTACCCCATGGCCGCCCCCAAAGTGCGCTTCATGACCAAAATATACCACCCCAACGTCGACAAACTGGGCAGAATATGTCTAGACATTCTCAAAG ATAAATGGTCTCCAGCATTGCAGATCCGCACAGTGCTACTGTCCATCCAAGCATTACTAAGTGCTCCGAACCCAGACGACCCCCTAGCCAATGATGTCGCAGAGCAGTGGAAGTCCAATGAAGCTCAAGCCATAGAGACAG CACGGACATGGACCAGGCTGTATGCTGGGAACAACATAGAAGTGtag
- the c1qtnf13 gene encoding complement C1q tumor necrosis factor-related protein 4, whose protein sequence is MHQQHHTRAAQGTLCFFTQSLALLLLLLLCLLSCLGGLAASFHVPPPLMTGQGQQSAFSATRSSSVVGQRALTFDRLLVNVGHDFNPDTGRFRCRVPGVYYFTFTVGKFPKKLLSVMLVKNGQEVQAIAYDDYRKEGRKVQSQSVMVSLRAMDTVWLLLQENPQYALYSNAGPYITFSGYLVYPDIPLSSPPAVGYVNNHIAPPIAPALPYAGCPPPGDPYYGGWARRDEPPFEEPRSAFSVARTSPILGTRATHNKEPLTFDVEYVNIGGHFNKTSGLFTCHYPGAYFFAFTVGKHPRRAVSVKLMRGKGEVQAMVFDEDMSRRREMQSQSLLLLLQRGESVWLYSQQDDRYGIYSNQGRYTTFSGFLVYAEPTMGPGGRTQN, encoded by the exons ATGCATCAGCAACACCACACCAGAGCAG CTCAAGGCACATTGTGTTTTTTCACCCAGTCCCTGgcgctgttgttgctgctgttgctctgCCTGCTGTCCTGCCTGGGAGGCCTCGCCGCGTCCTTCCATGTCCCTCCTCCGCTCATGACGGGTCAGGGGCAGCAGTCGGCCTTCTCGGCCACGCGGAGCAGCAGCGTCGTCGGGCAGCGGGCCCTCACCTTCGACCGGCTCCTGGTGAACGTGGGCCACGACTTCAACCCAGACACGGGCCGCTTCCGGTGCCGCGTGccgggggtctactacttcaccTTCACGGTGGGCAAGTTCCCCAAGAAGCTGCTGTCGGTGATGCTAGTGAAGAACGGCCAGGAGGTGCAGGCCATCGCCTACGATGACTACCGCAAAGAGGGACGCAAG GTGCAGAGCCAGAGTGTGATGGTCAGCCTGCGGGCCATGGACACAGTCTGGCTGCTGCTGCAGGAGAACCCCCAGTACGCCCTCTACAGCAACGCAGGGCCTTACATCACCTTCAGCGGCTACCTCGTCTACCCCGACATCCCCTTGTCCTCCCCTCCCGCGGTGGGCTACGTCAACAACCACATCGCCCCGCCTATCGCACCGGCCCTGCCCTACGCTGGCTGCCCTCCCCCGGGGGACCCCTACTACGGCGGGTGGGCTCGTCGTGACGAGCCCCCGTTCGAGGAGCCCCGCTCGGCCTTCTCCGTGGCCCGCACCTCGCCCATCCTGGGGACGAGGGCGACGCACAACAAGGAGCCGCTGACCTTCGACGTGGAGTACGTCAACATCGGCGGCCATTTTAACAAGACGTCGGGCCTGTTCACCTGCCACTACCCAGGGGCCTACTTCTTCGCCTTCACGGTGGGCAAGCACCCGCGGCGGGCTGTCTCGGTCAAGCTCATGCGGGGTAAAGGCGAGGTGCAGGCCATGGTGTTCGACGAGGACATGTCCCGGCGCAGAGAGATGCAGAGCcagagcctgctgctgctgctgcagcgggGCGAGAGTGTGTGGCTGTACAGCCAGCAGGACGACCGCTACGGTATCTATAGCAACCAGGGACGCTACACCACCTTCTCTGGTTTCCTGGTCTATGCAGAGCCCACCATGGGCCCGGGGGGCAGGACTCAGAATTAG